The stretch of DNA ccagtcatatatagtctgatacagtcactaactcagttcagaccagtcatatatagtctgatacagtcactaactccacgttcagaccagtcatatatagtctgatacagtcagaccagtcagtatatagtctgatacagtcactaaccccatgttcagaccagtcatatatagtctgatacagtcagaccagtcatatatagtctgatacagtcactaactccatgttcagaccagtcatatatagtctgatacagtcaaaccagtcatatatagtctgatacagtcagtaactccatgttcagaccagtcatatatagtctgatacagtcagaccagtcatatatagtctgatacagtcagaccagtcatatatagtctgatacagtcactaactccacgttcagaccagtcatatatagtctgatacagtcagaccagtcatatatagtctgatacagtcactaactcacgttcagaccagtcatatatagtctgatacagtcagtctaacagtccagttcagaccagtcatatatagtctgatacagtcactaactccatgttcagaccagtcatatatagtctgatacagtcactaactccatgtccagaccagtcatatagtctgatacagtcagaccagtcatatatagtctgatacagtcagaccagtcatatatagtctgatacagtcactaactccatgtccagaccagtcatatagtctgatacagtcactaactccatgtccagaccagtcatatagtctgatacagtcagaccagtcatatatagtctgatacagtcactaactccatgtccagaccagtcatatagtctgatacagtcagaccagtcatatatagtctgatacagtcactaactccatgtccagaccagtcatatagtctgatacagtcagaccagtcatatatagtctgatacagtcactaactccatgtccagaccagtcatatagtctgatacagtcactaactccatgtccagaccagtcatatagtctgatacagtcagaccagtcatatatagtctgatacagtcagaccagtcatatatagtctgatacagtcactaactccatgtccagaccagtcatatatagtctgatacagtcagaccagtcatatagtctgatacagtcactaactccatgtccagaccagtcatatagtctgatacagtcagaccagtcaatatagtctgatacagtcagaccagtcatatagtctgatacagtcagaccagtcatatatagtctgatacagtcagaccagtcatatagtctatacagtcagacagtcactaACTCAATAcagttcagaccagtcatatatagtctgatacagtcagaccagagtctacagtcagaccagtcatatagtctgatacagtcagaccagtcatatatagtctgatacagtcactaactccacgttcagaccagtcatatatagtctgatacagtcactaactccatgttcagaccagtcatatatagtctgatacagtcagaccagtcatatagtctgatacagtcactaactccacgttcagaccagtcatatctGGTCCCAGCATAACATCCACTGTATTTAATACAATAACAAACTGACGGATAAGTTCAGCGATGGCCTtctgtgttctcctctccagCTTCTCCAGCTTCTTCGCCACGTCTCGTTTCAAATCCCTTCAATCAGAAACAGGATATTAGACCACAACAACAAGGCATACGGAAATTAACCAAGAATTAGACTTGTTCTACTCTGAAGTATAACGTCTTAGTGAAAATGTCTTACCAGTCAGGCTTCCTGGGGGCTAGGTTGGCCAAATCCTACGGAGGAAATATGATCACATGTATTTAAAATGGTGGAAACTTAACATGAACACTAATCAAAACAGCAGGCTATCTACTAACTGATCACAGAGGGCTTTGCATATCTGAACTATTTAAAGATCACCAACTTACCACTTCTTCAATGACCGACTCTGGGCTTTGCATATCTGAACTATTTAAAGATCACTAACTTACCACTTCTTCAATGACCGACTCTGGGCTTTGCATATCTGAACTATTTAAAGATCACTAACTTACCACTTCTTCAATGACCGACTCTGGGCTTTGCATATCTGAACTATTTAAAGATCACTAACTTACCACTTC from Oncorhynchus gorbuscha isolate QuinsamMale2020 ecotype Even-year unplaced genomic scaffold, OgorEven_v1.0 Un_scaffold_2510, whole genome shotgun sequence encodes:
- the LOC124025885 gene encoding coiled-coil domain-containing protein 12-like; this translates as MTTGERWRGDGEPDRKRDRAEEEAEEERHRELKLRNYTPEDEELKERQVPKAKPVSVEEKVKEQLDAGKPESVIEEVDLANLAPRKPDWDLKRDVAKKLEKLERRTQKAIAELIRQFVIVLNTVDVMLGPDMTGLNVELVTVSDYMTGLTVSDYDCLTV